The following are encoded together in the Pseudodesulfovibrio indicus genome:
- a CDS encoding CoB--CoM heterodisulfide reductase iron-sulfur subunit A family protein, whose protein sequence is MFWLEPQLYSGGVKRMSNNSILVVGGGFAGITAALEAAEVGYEVYIVETNPYLGGRVAQLNQYFPKLCPPSCGLEIQFQRIKNNPKVKVITMADVASVSGSAGNYDVKITQRPRYVNERCTACGECEKATSTKVTSEFDFGTGTRGLAYKTHPFMFPMRYVVDAENASETELAAIKNACPYDAVVTDDAPKTIDLAVGAIVVATGWKPYDASNLTNLGGGKLKNVVTNMQFERLCAPNGPTGGKIQRPSDGAEPKKIAFVQCAGSRDQNHLNYCSYICCMASLKHVRYVRERSDASATIYYIDLRTPGRYDKFKSITEADDKLSLVKGKVAGIVEDAAGNPIVTVENALTGIKTDEKYDLVVLATGMQPSCAGLQAPAGSIDADGFVIDGEGIIAAGCAKQPLDVMKTAQSGTAAAMKAIQTVVGR, encoded by the coding sequence ATTTTTTGGCTTGAGCCTCAACTTTATTCGGGAGGAGTTAAGAGAATGTCGAATAACAGTATTCTCGTCGTAGGCGGGGGATTCGCAGGAATCACCGCCGCCCTCGAAGCCGCCGAAGTCGGCTACGAGGTGTACATCGTTGAAACCAATCCCTACCTCGGTGGACGGGTTGCACAGCTGAATCAGTATTTTCCCAAGCTGTGTCCCCCTTCCTGCGGTCTGGAGATTCAGTTCCAGCGCATCAAAAACAACCCCAAAGTCAAAGTCATCACCATGGCTGACGTCGCGTCCGTGTCCGGTTCCGCCGGCAACTACGACGTGAAGATCACCCAGCGTCCCCGTTACGTGAACGAGCGGTGTACCGCCTGCGGCGAATGCGAGAAGGCCACCTCCACCAAGGTCACTTCCGAGTTCGATTTCGGCACCGGCACCCGCGGTCTGGCCTACAAGACCCATCCGTTCATGTTCCCCATGCGCTATGTGGTGGACGCCGAAAACGCGTCCGAGACCGAACTGGCCGCCATCAAGAACGCCTGTCCGTACGACGCGGTCGTCACCGACGACGCGCCCAAGACCATCGACCTGGCCGTCGGCGCCATCGTCGTGGCCACCGGCTGGAAGCCCTATGATGCATCGAATCTGACCAACCTCGGCGGGGGCAAGCTGAAGAACGTGGTCACCAACATGCAGTTCGAGCGTCTGTGCGCCCCCAACGGCCCCACCGGCGGCAAGATCCAGCGTCCTTCCGACGGCGCCGAGCCCAAGAAGATCGCCTTTGTCCAGTGTGCCGGGTCCCGCGACCAGAACCACCTGAACTACTGTTCCTACATCTGCTGCATGGCCTCGCTCAAGCATGTCCGCTACGTCCGGGAACGTTCCGACGCCAGCGCAACGATCTACTACATCGATCTGCGCACCCCCGGCCGCTACGACAAGTTCAAGTCCATCACCGAGGCTGACGACAAGCTCAGCCTGGTCAAGGGCAAGGTCGCCGGCATCGTCGAAGACGCCGCAGGCAACCCGATCGTCACCGTGGAAAACGCGCTCACCGGCATCAAGACCGACGAGAAATACGACCTGGTCGTCCTGGCCACCGGCATGCAGCCCAGCTGCGCAGGCCTGCAGGCCCCGGCCGGTTCCATCGACGCTGACGGTTTCGTCATTGACGGCGAAGGCATCATCGCCGCCGGTTGCGCCAAGCAGCCCCTTGACGTCATGAAGACCGCCCAGTCCGGCACCGCTGCCGCGATGAAGGCGATTCAAACCGTGGTAGGGAGGTAA